In Sodalis ligni, a single genomic region encodes these proteins:
- a CDS encoding IS630 family transposase, with protein MPIIAPIPRNERRQMQKIVQKTADKNHARRLIAMLMLHRGESLTCVAKTLCAARSSVGRWINWFTLFGIEGLKSLPPGRQKKWPVDDMLRMLNLLVQRSPQDFGYLRSRWSTEMLTIEINKLFNSTLHPGSLRRWLPGAGIVWRRAAPTLHIRDPHREEKLAAIDEALAKNSAEHPVFYEDEVDIDLNPKIGADWQKKGQQKRIPTPGKNEKHYLAGALHAGTGRVDYVSGTRKNSGLFIDMLCQLRSTYRSAKTITLIVDNYIIHKSKKTLKWLKKNPKFILIYQPIYSPWVNKIELLWLALHETVTRNHHCKTMWELLKNVRQFMKTASPFPGNKPGLTKVER; from the coding sequence ATGCCGATCATAGCACCCATACCCAGAAATGAACGACGCCAGATGCAAAAAATTGTCCAGAAAACGGCAGATAAGAATCATGCCAGACGCCTTATCGCCATGTTGATGTTGCACCGGGGTGAATCGCTGACTTGCGTTGCTAAAACCCTATGTGCCGCCCGTTCTTCCGTCGGACGCTGGATTAATTGGTTCACGTTATTTGGTATTGAAGGCCTGAAAAGTCTACCACCGGGCCGTCAAAAAAAATGGCCTGTCGACGACATGCTGCGAATGCTCAATTTGCTTGTTCAGCGCTCCCCGCAAGATTTTGGCTATCTGCGCTCACGCTGGAGTACCGAGATGTTAACGATTGAAATTAATAAGTTATTTAACTCTACGTTGCATCCTGGCTCACTTCGCCGTTGGTTGCCAGGAGCCGGCATTGTCTGGCGCAGAGCGGCTCCGACCTTGCATATTCGGGATCCTCACAGGGAAGAAAAGCTGGCTGCAATTGATGAGGCATTGGCAAAGAACAGTGCTGAACATCCCGTGTTTTACGAGGATGAAGTTGATATCGATCTCAACCCAAAAATCGGCGCGGACTGGCAGAAAAAAGGTCAGCAGAAACGCATCCCTACGCCGGGTAAAAATGAAAAACATTACCTTGCAGGTGCGCTGCATGCTGGAACGGGCAGAGTGGATTACGTGAGTGGAACACGTAAAAACTCAGGCTTGTTCATCGATATGCTATGCCAGCTGAGAAGCACGTATCGCAGCGCCAAAACGATCACCCTTATTGTCGATAATTACATCATTCACAAAAGTAAAAAGACATTGAAGTGGTTGAAGAAGAATCCAAAATTTATTCTTATTTATCAGCCGATTTACTCGCCATGGGTGAACAAAATAGAGCTCTTATGGTTAGCATTACACGAAACGGTGACCCGCAATCATCACTGTAAAACAATGTGGGAGTTACTAAAAAATGTCAGACAATTTATGAAAACCGCATCACCTTTCCCAGGCAACAAACCTGGACTAACAAAAGTGGAGCGGTAA